A DNA window from Pseudodesulfovibrio thermohalotolerans contains the following coding sequences:
- a CDS encoding cytidylyltransferase domain-containing protein: MAYTLEDSQRHISQTYFKHDRIRAEQYGEYMSGPHDKTVVHIPARAGSTRIAHKNIREICGVPLIAYTIAIAKALPVDRVIVNTDSREYARIAEQYGAEAPFIRPAELASDDASPGLASYYAKHFLLTEGYPLGVFIDLYPTSLFRNVKTMTRYVEMTRKAGCCSTAVMPDVDLNRLFTENDRIELPPCTRRDELNLYCRLLGNFVGARVLNREMRWLHYELIDNPVELIDIDEDEDFALAEYIIEHELYDFGVSI; encoded by the coding sequence ATGGCATATACACTCGAGGACTCGCAACGCCACATCTCACAGACATATTTCAAACACGATCGGATCAGGGCGGAGCAGTACGGGGAATACATGTCCGGCCCCCACGACAAGACCGTGGTGCACATCCCCGCCCGGGCAGGCTCCACCCGCATCGCCCACAAGAACATCCGGGAAATATGCGGCGTCCCCCTCATCGCCTACACCATCGCCATCGCCAAAGCGTTGCCGGTCGATCGTGTCATCGTCAATACGGACAGCCGGGAATACGCCAGGATAGCCGAACAGTACGGCGCCGAGGCGCCCTTCATCCGCCCTGCGGAACTGGCCAGCGACGACGCGTCACCGGGCCTGGCCTCCTATTACGCAAAGCACTTCCTGCTCACCGAGGGATATCCTCTCGGGGTCTTTATCGATCTGTATCCCACCTCGCTCTTCCGCAACGTCAAAACCATGACTCGCTACGTCGAGATGACCCGCAAGGCGGGCTGCTGCTCCACCGCCGTCATGCCGGATGTGGACCTCAACAGGCTGTTCACGGAAAACGACAGGATCGAGCTGCCGCCCTGCACACGCCGGGACGAACTCAACCTGTATTGCCGACTCCTTGGAAATTTCGTCGGGGCGAGAGTCCTCAACCGGGAAATGCGCTGGCTCCACTATGAGCTCATCGACAACCCCGTCGAGCTCATCGACATCGACGAGGACGAGGATTTTGCGCTGGCCGAATACATCATTGAACATGAACTCTACGATTTCGGGGTGTCCATATGA
- a CDS encoding glycosyltransferase family 4 protein codes for MRIISITPDIDSGGAAKSLFVLARALAEQGHSLCIMSIAKPSRTKRKVEELTAMGVDVRFFNIPYFPIRLIACPIPFWKNVGRALARLGEFKRLAAEVRAFNPDVIHYNSYTTLHIASLLKGYKAVLHAREVLVEPAASLPLTRLIMKSRVARVIAISPEEREQASRLFSLPVSMVFNPPLGPLRYAPLPEDHSLVYGAFSHITPIKGQMELVKACAAAAGELRAANVQVRIWGGAVGIHQGYHDAVAEEIEQNGLRETVVFKGFTDQPEEEMKKCHLIVRPDAAGQPWGRDVIESLSMGRPVLATGSRQTFIRSGENGILVPPRDVDALARALVRLANRRVLREMSEAAFDFARRNLDPGINIGKTIDCLRLVAGQAE; via the coding sequence ATGAGGATCATATCCATCACGCCGGATATCGACAGCGGGGGCGCGGCTAAAAGCCTGTTCGTCCTTGCCAGGGCGTTGGCTGAACAAGGCCATTCCCTGTGCATCATGAGTATCGCAAAACCTTCCAGGACCAAGCGTAAGGTGGAAGAACTCACAGCCATGGGCGTTGACGTCCGGTTCTTCAACATCCCCTATTTCCCCATAAGGCTGATCGCCTGCCCCATACCATTCTGGAAGAACGTCGGTCGGGCCCTCGCCAGACTGGGCGAATTCAAAAGGCTGGCGGCGGAGGTTCGAGCGTTCAATCCGGACGTGATCCACTACAACAGCTACACGACGCTGCACATAGCGTCCTTGCTGAAAGGCTACAAGGCCGTCCTGCACGCCAGGGAGGTCCTTGTGGAACCAGCGGCATCGCTCCCGCTGACAAGGCTTATCATGAAGTCCAGGGTGGCGAGGGTGATCGCCATCTCTCCCGAGGAAAGAGAACAGGCAAGCCGCCTTTTCTCCCTGCCGGTCAGCATGGTATTCAACCCTCCGTTGGGGCCGTTGCGCTACGCGCCCCTGCCAGAGGACCACTCGCTGGTCTACGGAGCCTTTTCCCACATCACCCCCATCAAGGGGCAGATGGAGCTGGTAAAAGCGTGCGCGGCGGCAGCCGGGGAGTTGCGCGCAGCGAATGTCCAGGTCCGCATCTGGGGAGGAGCCGTGGGAATCCACCAAGGCTACCATGACGCCGTGGCCGAGGAAATCGAACAGAACGGCCTCAGGGAAACCGTCGTGTTCAAAGGCTTCACGGACCAACCGGAAGAAGAGATGAAAAAATGCCACTTGATCGTGCGCCCGGACGCGGCGGGCCAGCCATGGGGCAGGGACGTCATCGAATCGCTGAGCATGGGACGCCCGGTTCTGGCCACCGGAAGCAGGCAGACCTTCATCCGTTCCGGTGAAAACGGGATACTTGTTCCGCCCAGGGACGTGGACGCCCTGGCGCGCGCCCTGGTCCGGTTGGCGAACCGCCGCGTGTTGCGGGAAATGAGCGAGGCCGCCTTTGACTTCGCCCGCAGGAACCTCGATCCCGGGATAAACATCGGGAAAACCATAGACTGCCTGCGGCTGGTGGCCGGACAGGCGGAATAG
- a CDS encoding Gfo/Idh/MocA family oxidoreductase, producing MQRFASMGYNRIAQKYALIPANRDVSNAAIAAICDTVKERVRTLGDSYALPLFTDAHEMMRTAPVDFEAEIGGFAVNERTVRNFEARLPGDRKAWPRYRANPLHVSGLAPAACPEHLVNGIEQATDRPTALHGASPRHPATARRARHA from the coding sequence GTGCAGAGATTCGCCTCGATGGGGTATAACCGCATCGCCCAAAAATACGCCCTGATTCCGGCCAACCGGGATGTGAGCAACGCCGCGATCGCGGCGATATGCGACACGGTAAAGGAGCGGGTGCGAACGCTCGGTGATTCATATGCCCTGCCTCTGTTTACAGACGCACACGAGATGATGCGCACCGCGCCGGTCGATTTCGAGGCGGAGATCGGCGGATTCGCCGTCAACGAAAGAACGGTCAGGAATTTCGAGGCGCGCCTTCCCGGGGATAGGAAGGCGTGGCCCCGCTACCGCGCCAATCCCCTGCACGTCTCGGGCCTCGCCCCTGCCGCCTGCCCGGAACATTTGGTCAACGGTATCGAGCAGGCAACCGACAGGCCGACCGCCCTCCATGGGGCCTCCCCCCGGCACCCCGCCACGGCCCGGCGCGCGAGGCATGCATGA
- a CDS encoding amidohydrolase family protein, which translates to MVELVRAAKAATMIPGAPVIKDAAILVDQGIIREVGTFASLGKVHTGDVLDLGDVFLCPGLVNAHSHLELAHLRGKCPSGRGFVVWVEDLLKQPIFDLEPDALDEAVKELKRTGTVMVGDIATRFAKEMAGMLAASGLFFAVFCEAIGETVPKRTFIPSGEFEAGFLSVAGHSLYTTHRNVLRAAKKESRERGLPFSLHLAEHDDEVAIMAGEPSAFLDLLQARGRLLDFEPPRKRPVRQALDLGLLDETTLAVHCVKVTDEDIVAVRETGATVCLCPRSNEFIGVGRAPWEKWFASGTPLCLGTDSLASNHDLDLWNEALYIKKNFDGELSLEDVLAMVTRNPARILGAGDTLGTLEPGKVASFALVPDTLQALF; encoded by the coding sequence ATGGTTGAACTCGTTCGTGCGGCCAAAGCCGCGACCATGATACCCGGCGCGCCCGTCATCAAGGACGCGGCCATTCTCGTCGATCAGGGGATAATCAGGGAGGTCGGCACGTTCGCGTCCCTGGGCAAGGTCCACACTGGCGACGTTCTCGATCTCGGGGACGTTTTCCTTTGTCCCGGCCTGGTCAACGCCCATTCCCATCTGGAACTGGCGCACCTGCGGGGCAAGTGCCCTTCGGGCCGTGGATTCGTCGTCTGGGTGGAGGATCTGCTCAAGCAGCCCATATTCGATCTCGAACCGGACGCCCTGGACGAAGCCGTCAAGGAATTGAAGCGGACCGGGACCGTTATGGTAGGGGACATCGCCACCCGTTTCGCCAAGGAGATGGCCGGAATGCTCGCCGCATCCGGCCTTTTTTTCGCGGTTTTCTGCGAAGCCATCGGCGAGACCGTTCCGAAGCGGACGTTCATTCCCTCGGGCGAGTTCGAGGCCGGGTTCCTGTCCGTGGCCGGGCATTCCCTGTACACCACCCACAGGAACGTGCTCCGGGCCGCCAAGAAGGAGAGCCGGGAACGGGGGCTGCCCTTTTCCCTGCACCTGGCCGAGCATGACGACGAGGTCGCCATCATGGCGGGCGAGCCGAGCGCCTTCCTGGACCTGCTCCAGGCGCGCGGCCGTCTGCTCGACTTCGAGCCGCCGAGGAAGCGGCCGGTCCGGCAGGCCCTTGATCTCGGCCTGCTCGACGAGACCACCCTGGCCGTGCACTGCGTGAAGGTCACGGACGAGGACATCGTCGCCGTGCGCGAAACCGGGGCCACGGTATGCCTGTGCCCGCGCTCCAACGAGTTCATCGGCGTGGGCCGCGCCCCGTGGGAGAAGTGGTTTGCCTCGGGCACGCCCCTTTGCCTGGGAACGGACTCTCTGGCCTCCAACCATGACCTCGATCTGTGGAACGAGGCTCTGTATATCAAGAAAAATTTCGACGGCGAGCTGTCCCTGGAGGATGTGCTTGCCATGGTGACCCGCAACCCGGCGCGCATTCTGGGCGCGGGCGACACCCTTGGCACGCTGGAACCGGGCAAGGTCGCTTCCTTTGCCCTGGTGCCGGATACCCTACAAGCGTTATTCTAG
- a CDS encoding aspartate carbamoyltransferase catalytic subunit — protein MKWLHKDLLDVSRLSKAEVMAIFETAGRFQELQERPVKKVPTLKGRSVVLFFAEPSTRTKTSFDVAGKRLSADTFSLAKSSSSLTKGESLKDTALTLQAMAPDAIVIRHWCSGAARFMADRLDCSVINAGDGRHAHPTQALLDSFTLHQEWGDLSGRTILILGDIAHSRVARSNVILLNMLGAKVRLCGPRTLLPPAVRNWPVEVYSDLDEAVRGVDAVMCLRLQLERQKDGLLPDLREYARTYGLGMKHVELANPDVRIMHPGPLNRGVEISSELADTANSLILDQVASGVVVRMALLFLYMTRKGEE, from the coding sequence ATGAAATGGTTACACAAGGACCTGCTGGACGTGTCCCGGCTCTCCAAGGCGGAGGTCATGGCGATCTTCGAGACGGCGGGGCGTTTTCAGGAATTGCAGGAACGGCCGGTCAAAAAGGTGCCCACCCTCAAGGGCCGCAGCGTGGTGCTTTTCTTCGCCGAGCCGAGCACGCGCACCAAGACGAGCTTCGACGTGGCCGGGAAGCGGCTGTCCGCCGATACGTTCTCGCTGGCCAAGAGTTCATCCAGCCTGACCAAGGGCGAGTCCCTCAAGGACACCGCCCTGACCCTCCAGGCCATGGCCCCGGACGCCATCGTCATCCGGCACTGGTGCTCGGGCGCGGCCCGGTTCATGGCGGACCGGCTGGACTGCTCGGTCATCAACGCGGGCGACGGACGGCACGCCCATCCCACCCAGGCCCTCTTGGACTCCTTCACCCTGCACCAGGAGTGGGGCGACCTGAGCGGCAGGACCATTCTTATTCTCGGCGACATCGCCCACAGCCGCGTGGCCCGCTCCAACGTCATCCTGCTCAACATGCTCGGCGCGAAGGTCCGGCTTTGCGGCCCGCGTACCCTCCTGCCTCCGGCGGTGAGGAATTGGCCGGTCGAGGTCTACTCGGACCTGGACGAGGCGGTCAGGGGCGTGGACGCGGTCATGTGCCTGCGTTTGCAGCTCGAACGCCAGAAGGACGGTCTGCTGCCCGACCTGCGCGAATACGCCAGGACCTACGGGCTGGGCATGAAGCATGTCGAGCTGGCCAATCCGGACGTGCGCATCATGCACCCCGGGCCCCTGAACAGGGGGGTGGAAATCAGCTCCGAGCTGGCCGACACCGCCAATTCCCTCATTCTCGATCAGGTGGCCAGCGGCGTGGTCGTGCGCATGGCCCTGCTGTTCCTGTACATGACCAGGAAGGGCGAAGAGTAG
- a CDS encoding dihydroorotase, whose product MAKIDLIVRRAKLDGQDVDVFVSEGKIAEVKPSAETLEAGDAVVEEAFGLTLLPSMTDVHVHLREPGFEYKEDVESGLRAAAWGGFSNIMCMANTKPVNDNGAVTEFMLDKARKHWPDGPRLFPIGALTKGLQGKELAPMGELAEAGCAAFSNDGVPVESTKIFRLAVEYASDWDRVVIDHCEDPYLGVAAGVNEGEVSSRLGLPGQPDVAEAMQVARDILLAEYLDLPIHLAHISCRRSADLIRFAKSRGVKISAETTPHYLTMTENILEAEATEFDALAKVNPPLRTEDDRQAMIEALNDGTIDCLATDHAPHAGYEKETEFDVAPCGITGLDTALSVTWGLVRDGVLTREAFLRAWTTAPCGIFKLPVNAFKPGDPADFFLFDEDEDWTVSPATLHSKGKNTPLLGSVLKGRVKTHFIAGKKVV is encoded by the coding sequence ATGGCCAAGATAGATTTGATTGTCAGACGAGCCAAATTGGACGGACAGGATGTGGACGTCTTTGTTTCCGAAGGCAAGATCGCGGAAGTGAAACCCTCGGCCGAGACCCTCGAAGCGGGCGACGCCGTGGTGGAGGAGGCCTTCGGGCTGACTCTTTTGCCGTCCATGACCGATGTGCATGTGCATCTGCGCGAGCCGGGGTTCGAATACAAGGAGGACGTCGAGTCCGGCCTGCGGGCCGCCGCCTGGGGCGGGTTCTCCAACATCATGTGCATGGCCAACACCAAGCCGGTGAACGACAACGGCGCGGTCACCGAGTTCATGCTCGACAAGGCGCGCAAACATTGGCCCGACGGCCCGAGGCTGTTCCCCATCGGCGCGCTGACCAAGGGGTTGCAGGGCAAGGAGCTTGCGCCCATGGGCGAGCTGGCCGAGGCCGGATGCGCTGCTTTTTCCAATGACGGCGTGCCTGTGGAGTCCACCAAGATATTCCGTCTGGCCGTGGAATACGCCTCTGACTGGGACCGCGTGGTCATCGACCATTGCGAGGACCCGTATCTGGGCGTCGCCGCGGGCGTCAACGAGGGCGAGGTGTCCAGCCGCCTGGGCCTGCCCGGCCAGCCCGACGTGGCCGAGGCCATGCAGGTGGCGCGCGACATTCTGCTCGCCGAATATTTGGACCTGCCCATTCATCTGGCGCATATCTCCTGCCGCCGGTCCGCGGACCTCATCCGCTTCGCCAAGTCGCGCGGCGTGAAGATTTCCGCCGAGACCACGCCGCATTACCTGACCATGACCGAGAACATCCTCGAAGCCGAGGCCACGGAATTCGACGCGCTGGCCAAGGTCAATCCGCCCTTGCGCACCGAGGACGACCGGCAGGCCATGATCGAGGCCCTGAACGACGGGACCATCGACTGCCTGGCCACGGACCACGCGCCCCACGCGGGCTACGAGAAGGAGACCGAGTTCGACGTGGCTCCCTGCGGCATCACCGGACTGGACACGGCGCTTTCCGTGACCTGGGGGCTGGTTCGCGACGGCGTGCTCACGCGCGAGGCCTTTCTCCGCGCCTGGACCACGGCCCCGTGCGGGATATTCAAGCTGCCGGTGAACGCGTTCAAGCCCGGCGACCCGGCGGACTTCTTCCTGTTCGACGAGGACGAGGACTGGACCGTCTCTCCGGCCACCCTGCATTCCAAGGGCAAGAACACTCCCTTGCTCGGCTCCGTTCTGAAGGGACGGGTAAAAACCCATTTCATTGCGGGCAAAAAGGTTGTATAG
- a CDS encoding HD domain-containing protein, with amino-acid sequence MSQPFKDAVGFCKTIMRNGFDAYIINARLQALTLDETGSEQELDICTEATFDELKKYFPTMEESGDKGILGTLVEGGVTYYFYPASTEVAAYTDEEVSTMTPRLMKRLERRGDIPLSAVCPFIPRAKETYADFADFTEGQIRFKGMPDQALKKDYSLAYRAMRFAANFDKEIEANSWIAIVRNSRRVLDYVPMSDFLDEWRKVEAESMHKFFGLLFDSMLLHGLIPEIAALSRVRQIKNAEEGVEETVLEHTLDVMKAYPEELPFDWFGTVACLFHDIGKLYTAEFYEDRWNFLQHHRVGAKVTRKVLKRLRFEEQDIDLICELVQNHMRPHFMLTDKGIRRLRSLDEYPRIMEMVRADIKARNGSWREFNHNLKMAERADIPDLELEPLLDGNRIMELAKLKPGPAIGKIRDQLLEAQVRDDVATLEEAERFVLDYVDEHRLY; translated from the coding sequence ATGAGCCAGCCTTTCAAAGATGCTGTCGGCTTTTGCAAAACCATCATGCGCAACGGGTTTGACGCATATATCATCAATGCCCGACTCCAGGCGCTTACCCTGGACGAAACGGGCAGCGAGCAGGAATTGGACATTTGCACCGAGGCCACGTTCGACGAGTTGAAGAAATACTTCCCCACCATGGAGGAGTCCGGCGACAAGGGAATCCTCGGCACCCTCGTGGAAGGGGGCGTGACCTACTACTTCTACCCCGCGTCCACCGAAGTGGCAGCCTACACGGACGAGGAGGTCTCCACCATGACCCCCCGGCTGATGAAGCGGCTTGAGCGGCGCGGCGACATTCCCCTGTCCGCCGTCTGCCCGTTCATTCCCCGGGCCAAGGAGACCTACGCCGATTTCGCGGACTTCACCGAGGGACAGATCCGCTTCAAGGGAATGCCCGACCAGGCCCTGAAAAAGGACTACTCCCTGGCCTACCGCGCCATGCGTTTCGCGGCCAATTTCGACAAGGAAATCGAGGCCAACTCCTGGATCGCCATTGTGCGCAACTCCCGCCGCGTGCTCGACTACGTGCCCATGTCCGACTTCCTGGACGAATGGCGCAAGGTCGAGGCCGAATCCATGCACAAGTTCTTCGGCCTGCTTTTCGACTCCATGCTCCTGCACGGGCTTATCCCGGAGATCGCGGCCCTGTCCCGCGTCCGGCAGATCAAGAATGCCGAGGAGGGCGTCGAGGAGACTGTTCTGGAACACACCCTGGACGTCATGAAGGCCTATCCCGAGGAGCTTCCCTTTGACTGGTTCGGCACCGTGGCCTGTCTGTTCCACGACATCGGCAAGCTCTACACCGCCGAATTCTACGAAGACCGCTGGAATTTCCTCCAGCATCACCGCGTGGGCGCCAAGGTCACCCGCAAGGTCCTCAAGCGTCTCCGCTTCGAGGAGCAGGATATCGATCTCATCTGCGAGCTTGTTCAGAACCACATGCGCCCCCATTTCATGCTCACCGACAAGGGCATTCGGCGGCTGCGCTCCCTGGACGAATACCCGCGCATCATGGAGATGGTCCGCGCCGACATCAAGGCACGCAACGGCTCCTGGCGCGAATTCAACCACAACCTCAAGATGGCCGAGCGCGCCGATATCCCGGATCTCGAACTCGAACCGCTGCTCGACGGCAATCGGATCATGGAGCTGGCCAAGCTCAAGCCCGGTCCGGCCATCGGCAAGATCCGCGATCAGCTCCTTGAGGCTCAGGTCCGCGACGACGTGGCCACCCTTGAGGAGGCCGAACGGTTTGTCCTGGATTACGTGGACGAACACCGCCTGTACTAG
- a CDS encoding ABC transporter ATP-binding protein, with the protein MLKAENISKTFYGEGTPTKALANVSLTVEEGAFVSIVGRSGSGKTTLLHILSTLQKPDSGSVFYNDADIVRIGDGKLNTIRHKDFAVIFQFHHLLPYLSVLENALLPFMNGLRPVARRHVEEAKLCLERVGLGGKWDRLPSMLSGGEQQRAAIARALVKQARCLFADEPTGSLDKRTGEEILTLLKELNDEGLAVVMVTHDQQYAAYADTVIEMEDGSIRRMAKQ; encoded by the coding sequence ATGCTCAAAGCTGAAAACATATCCAAGACGTTTTATGGCGAAGGGACCCCGACAAAGGCTCTGGCGAACGTCTCCCTCACCGTGGAAGAAGGAGCGTTCGTTTCCATTGTCGGAAGATCCGGCTCCGGAAAAACAACCCTGCTGCACATCCTCTCCACCCTGCAAAAGCCCGACTCCGGCAGCGTGTTCTACAACGACGCCGACATCGTGCGGATCGGGGACGGAAAACTGAACACTATCCGGCACAAGGACTTTGCCGTGATCTTCCAGTTCCACCACCTGCTCCCCTACCTCTCGGTGCTGGAAAACGCGCTGCTCCCCTTCATGAACGGACTGCGCCCAGTGGCCCGGCGTCATGTAGAGGAAGCCAAACTATGCCTTGAGCGCGTCGGCCTGGGCGGCAAATGGGACCGCCTGCCTTCCATGCTCTCGGGTGGAGAGCAGCAGCGGGCCGCCATTGCGCGGGCGCTTGTCAAACAAGCGCGTTGCCTCTTCGCGGACGAACCCACCGGCAGCCTGGACAAGCGAACGGGCGAGGAAATCCTGACCCTCCTGAAGGAACTCAACGACGAGGGACTGGCGGTGGTGATGGTGACCCACGACCAGCAATACGCGGCCTATGCGGACACCGTCATCGAAATGGAAGACGGCTCAATCAGGCGCATGGCCAAACAGTAG
- a CDS encoding ABC transporter permease, which yields MNILTIPLRNSRRKPWRTGLLALVFTLGVMSVVSLDDVSRVIGDSLEKKLTAYGANILVAPKVETLAVSYGGFTLGAMNMGEHSLPGAETVEAIRSIGLKDRIAAIAPKFITSTVIRDHRVGVVGVHWQEELGIKSYWAIDGAYPEAERQMLAGSVAAARLGLGIGDVVRLGPDAYTVTGILHQTGGDDDKMLITDLASLQQTMGTPDRIHFVEVSALCSGCPIEDIVAQIREALPDMRVNALQSVVKQRMYSVTFVKDLAMIVSLVILLTASAMVGVSMLSAVNERKKEIGILRSLGYARGQVFAIFCVEAFFIGVLAGAAGYVAGYAVSFRILDVLDVAADADIAFDWLRYGGVCAVMAGLSVTAALIPAWKAAKVEPSEALLSL from the coding sequence ATGAACATACTGACCATTCCCTTGAGGAATTCCCGGCGCAAGCCATGGCGTACAGGGCTGTTGGCGCTCGTCTTCACCCTGGGTGTGATGAGCGTGGTCTCCCTGGACGACGTGTCGCGCGTCATAGGAGACAGCCTGGAAAAGAAACTGACGGCCTATGGCGCCAACATCCTGGTGGCCCCCAAGGTGGAGACCCTGGCCGTGTCCTACGGAGGCTTCACCCTGGGCGCCATGAACATGGGAGAGCACTCCCTGCCCGGCGCGGAAACGGTGGAGGCCATCCGATCCATCGGTCTGAAGGACCGCATCGCGGCAATCGCGCCCAAGTTCATCACCTCAACGGTGATCCGGGATCACCGCGTGGGCGTCGTGGGCGTCCATTGGCAGGAGGAGCTCGGCATAAAGAGCTACTGGGCTATCGACGGCGCGTATCCCGAAGCGGAAAGGCAGATGCTCGCTGGATCGGTGGCGGCCGCGCGGCTGGGGCTCGGCATCGGCGACGTGGTGCGGCTCGGCCCCGACGCCTACACGGTCACCGGCATCCTGCACCAAACCGGCGGTGACGACGACAAGATGCTCATCACGGACCTCGCCTCGTTGCAGCAGACCATGGGCACGCCGGACCGCATCCACTTCGTGGAGGTGTCCGCCCTCTGCTCGGGCTGCCCCATCGAGGACATCGTCGCCCAGATACGGGAAGCCCTGCCGGACATGCGCGTCAACGCCCTCCAGAGCGTGGTCAAGCAGCGCATGTATTCCGTCACCTTTGTCAAGGATCTCGCCATGATCGTCAGTCTCGTCATCCTCCTGACGGCCTCGGCCATGGTCGGCGTCTCCATGCTTTCCGCCGTGAACGAGCGAAAGAAGGAAATCGGCATCCTGCGTTCCCTCGGCTATGCCAGGGGACAGGTCTTCGCCATCTTCTGCGTGGAGGCCTTTTTCATTGGGGTGCTGGCGGGGGCCGCGGGCTATGTCGCGGGCTACGCCGTCTCCTTCCGCATACTGGATGTCCTGGACGTGGCCGCCGATGCGGACATCGCCTTCGACTGGCTGCGATACGGCGGCGTCTGCGCCGTCATGGCCGGCCTGTCCGTGACCGCGGCCCTCATCCCCGCATGGAAGGCTGCCAAGGTGGAACCTTCCGAAGCCCTGCTCAGCCTGTAG
- a CDS encoding DUF2318 domain-containing protein, producing MQTYRFTRNIVCCLAVFMAAILWTSNNSLAFSLFSDGYESVTPKDGAVIIPVDKVDDGDIHFYKLADNGKDIRFFLLQSNDGVVRAAFDACDVCYESRKGYSLEGDFVRCNNCGMRFHSSRINVAEGGCNPAPLKRTRDDGSVRIQTADILSGARFF from the coding sequence ATGCAAACTTACCGATTCACTCGAAATATCGTCTGTTGCCTGGCCGTCTTCATGGCCGCGATCCTTTGGACTTCCAACAACTCCTTGGCCTTCAGCCTGTTCAGCGACGGCTACGAGAGCGTCACCCCCAAAGACGGGGCCGTCATCATTCCCGTCGACAAGGTCGATGACGGCGACATCCACTTCTACAAACTCGCCGACAACGGCAAGGACATCCGGTTCTTCCTGCTGCAAAGCAACGACGGCGTGGTTCGCGCGGCCTTCGACGCCTGCGACGTGTGCTACGAATCCCGCAAGGGATACAGCCTGGAAGGCGATTTCGTGCGGTGCAACAATTGCGGTATGCGCTTTCACTCAAGCCGCATAAACGTGGCCGAAGGCGGCTGCAACCCGGCCCCGCTGAAACGAACCCGGGATGACGGCTCCGTGCGCATCCAGACGGCGGACATCCTGTCCGGCGCCCGTTTCTTCTAG
- the folD gene encoding bifunctional methylenetetrahydrofolate dehydrogenase/methenyltetrahydrofolate cyclohydrolase FolD: MILLDGKETAATIRAEIREEVEQLEAKYGRKPGLAVVLVGEDPASQVYVRNKERACADCGIRSIPHRLETASQHELEGLIQELNRDVSVDGILVQLPLPKGLDSQKILDLIDPDKDVDGFHPVNVGKMSLGLPGFKPCTPAGVINLLKRYGLDPACKKAVVIGRSNIVGKPLAMMLSQSGPCANATVTLCHSRTANLKAECLEADYVFAAIGQPNFVTADMVKEGAVVVDVGINRTDEGLAGDCDFEGLKDKVHAITPVPGGVGPMTIAQLMVNTLQAFRMHVGAE; encoded by the coding sequence ATGATTCTGCTTGACGGAAAGGAAACGGCCGCGACCATTCGCGCCGAAATCAGGGAAGAAGTTGAACAGCTTGAGGCCAAGTACGGCCGCAAACCCGGACTGGCCGTGGTGTTGGTGGGCGAAGACCCGGCCAGCCAGGTCTACGTGCGCAACAAGGAACGCGCCTGCGCGGACTGCGGCATCCGGTCCATTCCCCATCGGCTCGAAACAGCCAGCCAGCACGAGCTGGAAGGGCTCATCCAGGAACTCAACCGCGACGTCTCGGTGGACGGCATCCTGGTCCAGCTGCCCCTGCCCAAGGGGCTCGACTCCCAGAAGATCCTCGACCTGATCGACCCGGACAAGGACGTGGACGGCTTCCACCCGGTCAACGTGGGCAAGATGTCCCTGGGCCTGCCCGGCTTCAAGCCCTGCACCCCGGCGGGCGTCATCAACCTGCTCAAACGCTACGGCCTCGACCCCGCCTGCAAGAAGGCCGTGGTCATCGGCCGGTCCAACATCGTGGGCAAGCCCCTGGCCATGATGCTCTCCCAGAGCGGCCCCTGTGCCAACGCCACCGTGACCCTGTGCCACTCCCGCACCGCCAACCTCAAGGCCGAATGCCTCGAAGCCGACTACGTCTTCGCCGCCATCGGCCAGCCCAACTTCGTGACCGCCGATATGGTCAAGGAAGGCGCGGTCGTGGTCGACGTGGGCATCAACCGCACCGACGAGGGACTGGCGGGCGACTGCGACTTCGAAGGGCTCAAGGACAAGGTTCACGCCATCACCCCGGTCCCGGGCGGCGTCGGCCCCATGACCATCGCCCAGCTCATGGTCAACACCCTCCAGGCTTTCAGGATGCACGTGGGCGCGGAATAG